A single Crateriforma conspicua DNA region contains:
- a CDS encoding glycoside hydrolase family 117 protein, with translation MNAISLSIRSLIVLTLTLPAVGRCHAQDSVFPHKMPEQRPKIPLSSAMHRMFDYPAPRVLDNELFSQFKYTRLQGFDYHNGDGTISRRDPSRPIRVGDTYHIWYTRRQSPVPPIGWNRADEATDAIPSTDWDLSDIWHATSKDGITWQEQGIAVARPPKPAPGWRSVCTPDILVWKGKYYLYYQAFNEPSGLRGDLCPVSVSYADSPDGPWTHGGDAIIPFGKPGQWDQNATHDPHPIVYQGKIYLYYKAAYNKWPDKRDVYAVAHGLVTADDPLGPFHKHPLNPVLNSGHETTYFPFRGGVAALAIKDGNERDTMQYSPDGVNFEIASCLSLTPTAAAPFAPDMFTDTKDGRGFTWGLCHFVNAGTPQKSYSILARFDCDFSLDVDQPGFKKTGVWHKPDVYFEQGMHTLEEHPEGR, from the coding sequence ATGAATGCGATATCCCTTTCGATTCGGTCATTGATTGTGTTGACCCTGACCTTGCCAGCGGTCGGACGTTGCCACGCACAGGATTCCGTGTTCCCGCATAAAATGCCCGAGCAACGGCCCAAAATCCCGCTCAGTTCCGCAATGCACCGGATGTTCGACTATCCGGCACCTCGCGTCCTAGACAATGAATTGTTTTCACAGTTCAAATACACTCGCCTGCAAGGATTCGACTACCACAACGGGGACGGAACGATTTCACGGCGCGATCCGTCGCGTCCGATCCGCGTCGGTGATACTTATCACATCTGGTACACCCGCCGCCAATCACCGGTCCCGCCCATCGGATGGAATCGTGCTGATGAAGCCACCGATGCGATCCCGTCCACCGATTGGGATCTTTCTGACATCTGGCACGCGACCAGCAAAGACGGAATCACTTGGCAGGAACAGGGTATTGCCGTCGCGCGCCCGCCCAAACCCGCCCCCGGTTGGCGTTCGGTTTGCACGCCCGACATCTTGGTTTGGAAGGGCAAATATTACCTTTATTATCAAGCGTTCAACGAACCCAGTGGTCTTCGTGGGGACCTTTGCCCGGTTTCCGTTTCTTATGCGGATTCACCCGACGGCCCTTGGACTCACGGCGGCGACGCGATCATTCCGTTCGGCAAACCCGGCCAGTGGGACCAAAACGCCACGCACGATCCGCACCCGATTGTTTATCAAGGCAAGATCTATCTTTATTACAAAGCGGCGTACAACAAATGGCCCGACAAACGTGACGTGTACGCCGTTGCTCATGGCCTAGTCACCGCCGATGACCCGCTGGGGCCCTTTCACAAACATCCGTTGAATCCGGTTCTGAATTCCGGACACGAAACCACCTATTTTCCTTTCCGTGGTGGCGTGGCCGCGCTGGCGATCAAAGACGGCAATGAACGTGACACGATGCAGTATTCGCCCGATGGCGTGAACTTTGAAATCGCGTCGTGTTTGTCGCTGACACCCACGGCGGCCGCCCCTTTTGCGCCGGACATGTTTACCGACACCAAAGACGGACGCGGATTCACCTGGGGACTGTGCCACTTCGTCAACGCGGGCACGCCACAGAAGAGCTATTCGATCTTGGCACGTTTCGACTGTGACTTCAGCCTGGACGTCGACCAGCCAGGTTTTAAAAAGACCGGGGTCTGGCACAAACCCGACGTCTACTTTGAACAAGGCATGCACACCTTGGAAGAACACCCCGAAGGCCGATAA